The genomic DNA GCATATCCGTCATCAGTTCGAGGGAAGAGCCGTTTTCCAACATATCCAACACAAATTGGGAAATACGGCGATTGTACGTACCGTTTAGTTCCCCCACCAGCGTGTGCAGGGCAAAAACATGTTTTTCCCTGTCCGATTTCCAAAAGGTATAGGAAGAAAGTGTTTGTTCGAAGAAACGCATAATTTCGTCTGCCGGTTTGGTGCCTAAGTAGCTTTTCATCAGTTCCGGCGCAAGGCCCTGGGTAACCGTTTGGGCTTTGAGGTCGCGCAGGTATTGGGCTTGCTTGGAGGCTTCTTCTAAACTTAAGGATCCCAAGAGTACTTTGCAAGCGAGTTCCTTATTATCTTTCGGTTCGGCACAATAAGGAAGCGTATTTAATAAATCTTGCATTTCTCTTTCTAATTGAATAAAGGTTTTTTTGCCGCCAAAGCGGTCGGCCAGGTCGTATTCGTAGCCGGCATATAATTCTTTTTTGGCTAAACTGCGACGCAAAACTTCGCGGTCTCTTTTAAGGGCGGCTTGTTGCCCGGCCCGTTCGAAACTGTCGGCAGTGCCGTCTAAAAGCACACGAACGGCCAATCCCAGGTTTTCGGCGGGGCTGGCCACATGGGGCAGTTTTTTTAGTACCGCTTCAAAAGTGGTGGCAATGTCTTGCGGAGTTTTGGCTTTTAAGTAGCGGCAGGCGATAATCATTAAATCTTCTTCTAACAAACGACCTTCCAATAATTTGGAAAGGGTGGCGGTATCCTCGGCATCTTTAGGAGTGATTTGGCACAACATTACCCGTGCGGCCAAAGAAGCACAGAGGTGTTCGTCGTCATTATGTTTTTTGAGTTCTTCCACCAAATGTTTGATTTCTTGCTTGAAAGAAATGCTGGCTGGTTGGGTGTATAAAAGTTCCAATTCTGCCGTGGTTTTAACGGAAAGATGGTACTTATCGGCCCATTTGAAAATATCTTTTTTATTTTGTTTGGCTGTTTTGGCGGAGGAAAGGAGCACTTCTTCCGCATTTTTCAAGAGGATATTAACGGCAAAAAGGGCTTTGTCGGCATCGGGCATTTCGCCGTCTTCCTGCACATCTTTAAGAGCATTGGCAAATTCTTCGTCAAAGAACTTTCTGGAAGAAAAAGAAGCATATACTTCCAGGAGTTTCCCCGTATCCGCGGACGGAATTTCCAACGCGGCACAGAGTTCGGCAATGGAGGTGGCATTGTTGTAAATGCGCAGTTGGCGCAGGGCGGCCGGCACGGTAATTTCGTCCATTAAAATGCGGGCGACAATGGTGTCGGTCATCGGGGAGTCGGAACTGAGTTGGGCGGCAATATCGGCAATGTTTTGCTGTAGTTGTTGAACTGTTTTTTTATTTTCCAATGTATAAACCAGTTTGGCGGCGTAGTCGTCGTCAATACCGGGTAACATACTGTAAATGGTGCCCAACATTCCGCTGCGTTTGGTGGCTTTCTCGTTCATATTTTTCCCCTAGCAAGATTTCAAAAATACGGTAACTGCTTTTTCCAACTCGGCGATGCGATCCGGGTGGGTGATATAAGGCAAATTGGCGCGAATACTTTCCACCGCGCAGCGCACACACGCTTGTAATAAGTGGCGCGCGCAAAAAACATCCGACAAAATTACTTCCGCAATATCGTCTTTAATGGTGTCGGTTTCTTTCAAGGCTCTTACGGCCGTGGTGGCGGCATCCGACGGGACACGCGCCGCAAACAACAAGGCATTTTGGATAGCCTCTTCGCGGGAAGGGTTTTCCTTGGGAAGTTTGCGTGCCGTTAAATAACTGGCATAGGCTTCTCCGTCTTTTTGTACATAAGATTTAAGTTCGTTTTTAAGGGCACCCAATCGTTTCAAACTTTGTTCCAAACGGTTTTTTACATCGGGAGAAATGGTTTTGCGCTTTAGCGTGGTACCAATAGCCATCATCGCAAGCGCGCACCCCATGGCCCCTGCCTGAGCGGCAGCGGCCCCCCCGCCCGGGGTCGGGTCGGAAGAGGCAAGAGCTTCGGTAAAGCGTTCAGCGGCGGTGTACCATTCCATTTTGTTTTCCCTCTTACATAATCGTGCCGGATTCTAAATCTTCGTATTTTTTGATGCGGAGCATTTTTAAGCGGTCTTCATCAATGCCGGTGCGGCTGAAAAAAACGTGTTCGATGGCACTGGCAGGCATGATGTAACTTCCGCGTTTTACTCCTTTCGGGTCGGTTTTTACTCCCAACCATACGCAGAACAT from Elusimicrobium sp. includes the following:
- a CDS encoding cyclodeaminase/cyclohydrolase family protein, translating into MEWYTAAERFTEALASSDPTPGGGAAAAQAGAMGCALAMMAIGTTLKRKTISPDVKNRLEQSLKRLGALKNELKSYVQKDGEAYASYLTARKLPKENPSREEAIQNALLFAARVPSDAATTAVRALKETDTIKDDIAEVILSDVFCARHLLQACVRCAVESIRANLPYITHPDRIAELEKAVTVFLKSC